ATAGAACAGGGGGCTGTTCTCACCGTCATTGTTGATAATAAGACTGCGAGAGAAAATGTTACCGCTTTTGCCGAAAATTCAGGTTATAGTGTGGACGTAAAGGAATCCAGCGGTGATTTCGTATTGGAGATAACTGCACAAAACAAATACGGGGACTTGCAGTGCAGTACTGAATGTGATCAAAAGGTTGAAAGCGTTTATCAAAAAGGCCAGGCCTGCCTGATTAATACAAGCCCGGTTTACCTGATCACCACAAACTCATTTGGTCAGGGTTCCCCGGATTTAGGCGAGGTTCTATTGAAGAGTTTCTTTACTGCTTTAATTGAACAGCCGTGCCCGGAATCTTTAATTTTTATAAACTCCGGAGTTTACCTAACAACCGAAGGTTCGCCGGTAATCGAACAAATAAATTCCCTGGTCCAAAAGGGCGCACAGATCCTTTCCTGTGGCACATGCCTGAATTATTACAAGCTTACGGAAAAGCTGCTCGTTGGAAAGGTCAGCAACATGTTAGAAATAATCGAAGAGCTTACAAAGTCCAGTAAGGTTATTAATATAGCCTGACATAATTTAAAGAAGTGAGATAATAAAAAAGGCAAAACAACAGCTGTATTAATCAGCTATGTTTTTTTCTGCAGGGCTACAAAACAATCCCTTGTCACCCTTGCTTTAACAAGCGCCGTTAAATGCTGGATTAGAACTTGTGCTGTCATGAAAAACATTGTAGAGTAGAGGAAAGAACCTTTGGAGGTAATCACATGGCAGGAAAAGTTTTGGCTAAAGATATAATGACCAAAGAAGTCATTACAGTTAATGCAGATGATACTATAGAAAAAGTGGCCCAACTGATGTTGAATCACCACGTCAGCGGTATGCCCGTGGTAGACGGGGAAGGAAAATTAGTAGGTATCATCAGCGAGGGCGACCTGTTAATTCAGGACAAAGAAATAAAAGCGCCGGCGATGACTGTTTTTCTTGGCGGTATTATTTACTTGGAAAATCCCAGCCGTTTCAATAAAGAATTAAAACGCATTATTGCCCTGAAGGTTAGCGAGTTAATGTCCCAAAAGGTATATTCTGTCGGGCCGGAAGACCCGATTGAGAAAGTAATCAAAATTATGTCGGAAAAAGAAGTCAACCGTGTCCCGGTATTGGATGATAATAAAAGAGTGCTGGGAATAATCAGCCGCCAGAATATTATCAAGGCCACACATTCTTAGTAAGTATACCTCTTTGAAAAACAGAAATGTCTTTAAGGCAGCTGCCCTGCAGAATTTTGCAGGGTTTTTGACATTTTATGTTTTTTTTAAATAAAGGAAGTTAGCCCGGCAGTGATGAATATTTACTGTAAAAAAGAATTGGGTATAGATTATGAACAGCGAAGCCATTTTTGGCTACAGGTGCCCTGTATGCAATACTATTTCCTCTAAGGAAGCCAATACCTGCACAGAATGCGGCCACTGGCTTTTTGATCCTGATTTCCCCTGCGTGCCAGTATACCGGGACGGGTATCTGGATGAAATAGATCATGTACAGAAAAAGTCAATATCTAAATATTTTATTGCGCTTGTTGCCGCTATCCTTTGTGTTGTTATGTTCGCTTCGTTAATTCCCGTGAGTGACGATTCATCTGTCCTGCCGATTCCTGAAGTCCGGCAGTCGGTAGAACCGCTTTCCTTTAACGAAAAAAGTATAAGCAAGAGCTTTACCTGGAGTTACCAGGGAGTTACATATAGCTGGAATATAGGTATTCCTGAAGATTTGCTTGAGTACAGCAGGAATATAAAAGATATTGTTCAGGAGTACTATAAAAGTGACGGCGCTTCACAAAGAGCCATGTTTATAAGGTCCGACACCGTTCTTAGAAGCCTGATCAGTTCTTTGAGAGCAACATCAAACGGTGATTTATCCCCCTGGGTGACAGAAGAAAAAAACTATAAGTTTGCCGGGTACATGGGAGAGGCGCTGTCAGACATGGCCTCCAAATATGATTATTTTCACAGGGCAGAATTTGTACTGAGTTTTATCGGGGGCGCTATCCCATACAAAGTTGCTGATGTCCAGCTGCCGGTTCAGACTCTTGCTGAAAATGGTGATTGTGACTGTAAGTCTATTCTGCTGGCTGCCATCCTGAAAAGCATGGATTATAAGGTTGCCCTGGTGGAGTTTCCGGATCACTTTGCTGTAGGGGTAGCTTTTGAAGATGATCAGGTTCCTGTTGACCGGGAACCTTTGTATTACGATTATGAGGGAACAAAGTATTATTTTGCCGAGACAACAACAGCGGGATGGCGAATTGGCGACGCCGGCAGTAAAAACAGAAGAAACGCAATTCTGTTTCCCGTTAAGTGACCGTTTTTCTACAGCAGTAATTTCAAGCCCTTCTGTACTGTCTATTACAATCGGGAATACGCGGGATATTTTTTTAATCTTTAAATTGAGGTGAGAAAAAGCTATAATAAAACTATAGGTTATAAAAATATGCTTTTTCAGGTGAAAAATGAATTTAAAACAGTTGGAAGTATTTTTATGGGTTGCCGAGTTAAAGGGTTTTACTAAAGCTGCCAAAAGATTGTACATGAGTCAGCCTGCGGTCAGTTTTCAGATCCAGTCGTTAGAAGAATTACTTGGGGTAAAACTCTTCTGGCGAAATGAAAAAAACGTTATTCTTACTGAAGCCGGGAAACTGCTATTTGAACAGGCAAAGCAAATAGTTGCCCATTCTCATAAAATTAAATCGGTCGTCAATGATCTGAAAGAATTAAAAACCGGTTCTTTTACAATTGGAGCTAGTACAATTCCCGGTGAATATGTGCTGCCGAGATTAATCGGGAACTTTCACCGGCGGTTTCCGGGTATCCAAATCAATGTGCGGATAGCGGGAAGCGCACAGGTTGAAGCGTGGCTTTTAAACCGCGAAATAGATCTGGGTTTGTGCGGCACATTGATTTCAGGCAAGGGAATAGAGTGTCTGCCTTTTTTAACTGATCGCCTGGTTTTGATTGCCCCGCCGGATCATCGCTGGAAAGCCGGCGAAGAGGTAAAGATTAATGATCTAATCAAGGAAAATTTTATATTGAGGGAAAGCGGCTCGGGAACACGGAAAACTTTTGAAGCAAGCCTTGCCAGGAGTGGTATTTTAAAAGAAAAATTAAGCGTTGTTATGGAAATGGGCAGTACCCGGGCTATAATTGGCTCCGTAGAAGCTGGTTTAGGGGTAAGTGTTGTTTCATCTTTGGCCGCCAGGGAACCCCTGCTGCTTGGACTGATCAAGGAAATCACTGTTCATAACCTTGACCTGAACAGAGAGTTATATGCTATTCGCGATCGAAGCTGGATGAATAATTTTGCCGCTGAAGCATTCCATGACTTTATTTTTACCGGGTCCCCGGATAACCAGGGACCCTCTGCAGATAAAATTTTCTACCCCTGTTTTGTGATTTCAATTTTGTCTATTTTAATGTCCGGCGCAGGTTTTCCATTAGCATCTGTTTTAACAGCAGCTATTTGATCGACAACATCCATTCCCTCAAAAACCTGTCCAAAAACAGTATGTTTGTTGTCAAGCCACGGCGTTCCACCGTTTTTCATATAACTGTCAATAAGTTCCTGGTCAAAACCATTCTGGCGCATCCATAACTGGAGGTTATCTTCAACCTTATTTTTTTGTACAATAAAGAATTGGCTTCCATTTGTATTGGGCCCGCTGTTGGCCATGGAAAGCGCTCCTCTGTAGTTGTGCAGATTTTCGCTGAATTCATCTTCAAAAGGTTTCTTCCAGATGCTCTGGCCTCCCGTGCCGTTTCCCAACGGATCACCACCCTGAATCATGAAATCGTTAATTATTCTGTGGAAGATTAAGCCGTTATAATAACCTGAAGATGCCAGTCCGGTGAAATTTTCTACGGCTTTGGGCGCTTCTTTGGGAAAAAATTTAATTTTTATAGCGCCCAACGTAGTTGTAATAATGGCAATAGTATCCCCTTTTTCTGGAGGATCTAGCTGGTACTGGTCCGGTTTTATTTGATTATCACCTGCCTCATTTGATTCTACCGCCTGCTCTTTTGGCTGAGCAACTTCGGGCTTTGACGTTTTGCCGCAACCGGGTAAGATTATCAAAAGAAAAATAAGTGACAAGATAAGGATATACTTTTTCATTTATACCCCCTTAATGATAAGGCAATTATAACGGGCTCGGGAAAGGTGTAAGCTGAGGTTAGCCAGTAAATTTAAACTAAACATTGTAATTTAATAAAAATCTGTAAAACTTAACTGCTCCTTCTTGGTCTTCGTTTCCGGCGTTTAGCTCGGGAACATCCTCATTATCATCCTGGCTAATCCTGTTTAGAATTATCCTGTACATTTCTGAAATGATTGCTGCTGCCTTGATTGGGTTTTTTAATTCATCAACTTTATATTCTTCAAGGTAAGTTATCAGCAGTTCCTTGGCGATTTCCTCGTAATTTATTCTTTTTTTGTCGGACACACCGTACACCCCTTTTAAGTGACATTACCCTTTTCCCATATTATATTGTAAACTAAAATTTGTTTTCTTGCATAATTTTATTTGGACATGTTCATGGCTTTTTTTAACAGCCTTGTGTAAAGGTTGGTGGAAATGTTTGCCGAGATTACCGGCGCAATTGCTAAGGAGGAAAATATTTAATCAAGGGTTTCCATATTGTCAAATTTGATGATCCTGATTAAAGATCGTGAGCTTGTCAGTGTGCAGGGGATAATTACGCTGTAATCACTTTGGGGGCTTACCATCCACTGGTTCATTACCGACTGGCCGGAAAGACTCTCTTTCCAGGACATTTTTTGCAGGATAGCGCCGGAAGGGCCGATTTCGACCAGGCGTAAATTGGCTTTGTCCGCGATCAGAGTGTTTCCATCCGGTAAACGTAAGGCTCCCATGGGGGAAAATATACAGGCCGGTATTTCAGCCGCTGTATTTGCCGTATCCTGCCCGCTCGTGTTATCTGCACTGTAGGGGCATTTGCCTGTAAAAGAACCAAACTGCCAGACGATATCTTTTTTTGGTGTTATTTCAAAAACAGTACCGTTGGTTGTGCCGCAGTCGACAATTAAAGTATTGCCGCTTTCAAGGCGTGTGGCTTGAACGGTGTTGGCAAGGTACCCGCGTGTATCAGGTTTTACAGGTTTTCCCCAGCCGTAAGACCACACAATCTTTTTATCTCTGGTTACTTCAATGATTTTATGGGGAAGGGTAATTAAAATATTGCCGTTTTGCAGCCGTTCAACATATCGAGGAGAACTTGAAAGGGACTGCAGGCTGTACTCCCAGACGGCCGAACCACTGGGCGCCGCTTCAAAAACGCGGGGTGTAAACGGTTTGCCGGGCGCTCCGGATTCAGCAATTAGCATGTTGCCGGAAGGCAGCAGTTTGACGCAGGAAGCCTGAATCCCTTTCACAAGAACGGTTTCCGTCCCGCTGGGGGAGATTTGTACAACCGCCGGTTCCCGGAAACCTACCCGGCAGGCAAGGATGCTGCCGTCAGGAAGCTGCTCCACATAATTGGGATGGTTGTAAGTAATGTCATCCCTGTAATCGAACTCGACGGAAAAACTCGGCGCTTCCTGGGCATTGGCTGGAATGGAGGGCGCCCAGAAAAGGATAAATATAAGTAAAAAGACTATACGTTTTGAAATAGCGGATAAAACTCTAAACATGTTATCACCCTGCATTTGATGTTATAAAAACTCCGGGAGGTTTACTGCGCCATTTGACGTTTGCGCCGAGAGAACTGCTGACGAAGCGGAGGGGAACCATTATTCTGCCGTCTTTTATGCAGGCGGGGACATCAAGGGAATAGACCTTTCCGTCAATCAGAGCGTTTTGTTTTCCAACGGTTAAGACTACCGTTTTATTGTTCTTCGTCGCCGTAACTGTTTTGGAATCCTGATCCCACTTTATTTGCGCCTGCAAAGAATCGAATATTTTTCTCAGGGGCACAAGCACACGTCCGTTTTCAAATAAAGGCGGCACGTCGAAAAAGATCCTCTGGTTGTTCAGGTAAACCGGTACCTGGTAAAGAACAAGTATTGCGTTGGCAACCGTCCTTTCCTTGCCGTCGGTAGGGGCGCTGACCAGGTTTCCTTTAGTCCACATGCCGCTGGAACCTCCGCCATCCAGGGCAGCAGCCCTTATACATCCCAAATCGGTCATCAGGTAGGCGAGTTCCTCCAGGGTAAGGCCGGCGCTCCAGTCTTTCTTGCCGTCTACAACCGCCAGAATTATCCTGCCTTCCTTATTTATACCGACCGCCGTTCGCGCAGCCGGTTCGAGAATGCTTCCCCGGAATCCTTCAAAAGTGGCGTTAAAAACCGGCTGCCCGTCTTCAACCAGCAGCGGGCCGGCGGTAACCAGATGCTTAAGGCTTTTCCACTGCTGGTCATAGTCTATTTTAATTTTAACAGCCGAACCAGGATCCAGGCTGGCAATAAGACTTTTTTTGTCGTCCCGCAGAGTAAGCACATAGCCGTTTGAAGGTACCGCAGTTGTGTCTGTTGTCATGCCGCTTACAGAGAGGATGCCGTTTTCATCAGGGGCGATAATTATACCGGTCCCGCCGGACGGTATTTTTACATCGGAGCTGAAAAAAGGAGTGTAAAGTATAATTTCGTTTTCGGCGGCGGGATAATTAACACCTTCAATATCCAGGACAGTATCGCCTAACTGGGCTGTAACCTGGGGTGCAAAATAGCCGATAACAGCCTTTTTCTGGTCAGTAAATCCCACCGATGTTCTTAAAATATTCCAGGAATTCAACATGTGGCCGTCCTGCATAAGATGCCCAATAGGCCAGCCTGTGCTGCCGTCAAAAAAACCGGCGTTTACGGCTGCAACAGCCCCATGCCTGGCGGCAATACTGCTTAATGTTTCCCTTTTGCCCAGGGTATCCTGACCGGTCGCCACACGGAGTTCCATCAAATTCAAAGAGGGATCTGCTTCCACGACGTAACCGTGAAGAGGTTTTTTCTTCCAGTTCTGCCCCTCAAGAGTGTAGTAAATCACTCCCGGGGATATTTCCTGCGCGTTTTTAGAAGACCCCGCAAACGACTGGACGCCGCCCGGTATAAGTTCTCCGCCGGGTTGTATCTGGGGAGGCGTTGCAAGTTCTTTTTCAGAAAGTGCTGCCGGCGCGGCGGACCCGGTAGTTGAAGCCAACAGCGTGCTGTAATTTACACCTGTAAAGACAAGCCATAACGATAAAGCAACAGCTAAAAATTTAATAATTACAGACCTCATTTTAACTCTCCTTAAGCGTCCCAGCCAATTCCAAGGCCAGTCTTGCATTGAGCAGCGCTTTCGGCTGTAAAATTTCAACCGCACGCCATATCTTGTTTTTGAAGGCATCCTGATTACTGATCACTTCATTTACCGCTGAAAGGCACTTGGAATACTCAAGGCTTGACGCTTCCCCGGCAGGATGAAGGCCAAGCTGGTTTAAAAAGCGCTTTATTTTTGGATCATAGGAGATGCCTATAAAAGGCACTCCGGCTACAGCCGCCAAAATTAATGAATGCAGGCGCATGCCGATTAACAGATCGAGGCTTCCTATTATTGAACCTGCTTCACGGGCGGTAAGTACTTTATCTATAACCTGCGCAGGGGATTTCATCAACTGCTTTACCCTGAGGCAGGCAGTAAAGTCGGTTGGATAGTGAAACGGGAGAAAGATTATTTGCCAGCCTGAATCTGATAAATGATCGGCCAGTTTTGCAACAACCAGTTGATCTTTTTCGTTAAATAAAGACCATTCTCTTATGGATATGCCGGCTGTTGACTGGACTTTGCCGCTCTGATTATCTTGATGCGGACTTTGAAGGAATTTATTTTCCTGTTCAGGGCTGAAATCATTTTTTTTAAGCACAAAAACAGGATCTGCAGTAACATATACGGGTGGCGAAGTTATGCCCATTTCAAGCAGGTCATTTGCCGATTGCTCATCCCGGACCGTGATCAGGTCGACTTTATCAGCAATGCTTTTCATCAGCCGGCGGCCAATCCCGCTGGTAACCGGTCCGACACCCTGTCCACAAAAACCAACGGGTTTTTTTAATTTGAGAGCCAACCAGACTACCCCGAGGTAGTAAACGAGGCTCTTTAAACCGGTAACGTCCTGCAGCAGGCTTCCACCGCCACTGACCAGCATGTCGGCTTCTCTTAAAGCCCGGTACACTTCCCCCGGTTGCCAGCGGTTTAATGCCTGCACATGATATAGATTCGCCGTATTCGATGGGTTGCTGGATAATACGGTTAACTGAACTTCAGGGCAGATAGTCCGGAAAGCGGTGACCAGGCTGAGCAGAATTGCTTCGTCGCCGGCATTGTCAAAGCCGTAATACCCTGAAATGACTAAATGCGGTTTACCCGGTATCTTTGCAGTGTTCATGAGCTTTACACCAACGTACGGCCAGGTTTAGAAGCAGGATTAAAACAAGCCCAATTATAATTCCGGACCAGAATCCATTAAAAAAACGCAGCATCGAAACAGCAAGTGGTGTGTGAAGGTGAGCAAAAGTGTTGACTATGGAAATCTGCCCGATAGCCCCAAGTAAAAGAAGGGGAAGATAGGCATTGCCCCTGTACCCTGTGTAGAAGAGCAGCAGCAAAAGAGGCTGTCCCAGCAAAAACTCTTTGGTCCTCGGGCGAACCCCCAGAAAATGATCCAGAAGCGCCCTGAATTTCAGTTCGAGTGTTGACGGGGGTACAACAACTTCGTTTCCCGTGCGCATTACATATACGGCAAGAATAGCCAGGAATACAGCGCCGGCAAGAGCCAGTTTAAGCAATACGGGCTGGTCTAAAAGATTGGCCAAGCCGTTCCGGAACTTGTTTAAGTTTGTTTCAGCCTGTTCCGTTTTTAAAGGAGGAGGCCCTGAATAAACTGAAAAGACCAGTCCTATGATTACCAAAGGCAAAATATGCGCTGCTTTAACGCCCATAAAGGCATCCAATTTCAAAATATAGGCCGAATCAAACAGCAGTCCGATAGTAAACAGCGCACCGATTAATGAATATAAACATGTAACCGCCAGCATGATTATACTCTGCCAGGCTGTTAACCTGCGGTTGCGCACAAATGTTAACAGGGACAAAGTAGGGAAAACAATAACAGCGGCAAAGGCCATTAGCTTACGGGCCGGGTCGGGAGCGATAAACAGTAAAACGGCATAGATTATAATCGCAGCTATCCCTAAAACCCACCATTTGATCTGGTACGCCAATTTTTCCAGAAGCAGCAATCCTCCGGAAATAACCCCTAGCCCCATAATAAACAGTCCGAAGCGTGAAACAGCTATCGGCGGCAGAGTAGAAGCTTTTCCTGTCTTGAGGCCTTTTTGTTCAAGATCCTTTTTAAGGCTTGAGATGAACAAAGCGTTTTCGGACAGGGGGTCGCCTGTTTTTAAATAAGTAAGGGGACGAAGTAACAGAATTCTTATGTTGCGTTCGCTGGCAGCCAGAATAAAGCGGCTTTCCAAATCTGCGGTTTCGTATTTGGGCATTTCCTCAATCTTTGCCGTATGCAGCCGGACAAGATGCTTGTCAAGAAGTATAGCAAGCTTTGTCAAACCCCGCTGGGCAAAAAATTCGATTTCAGTTACCGGAACGCCCAAAGAGCGTATTTCTTTTGCCAGATAGGGTAATTGCTTTGGATATCCCGGCACGCTGGGATCATTAAAGGCTACTGCAGATAGGTTGGGGATACTTTTAAGGGGTTTAAATACACCGGTTATACTCTTTTCATTGACTCCCTGCCAGTTGCGCAGCTGCACGACAGCGAGCAGACCGCAGCGGGCGCTTTCCCTCAAAGGTTCGCCGGGGAAGCCGAGGCCTGTGGTTTTTAATGTGGTGTAATCCGCGCTTGTGCTGATGATATAATAATCCTTATCCTGGTAAAGCTTTACTTTCCCGGTCTTTACCCTTAGCTGTTCTAAAAGTTGAAGGGCTTCGTCTTTTTTGTTTGTGAAAAAGTAAGTATGATCAGCTTTAATTTCACTGTCCCCGATGATATTTGCTATATTCCCCGGGGATTTTCCGCCCAGCCTGCTTACGGCAAGGACTTCCTGTCCGGTCATTATGTCAAAATTGCCGTAATTGCTGATTTCGTCTGCTCCGGGCTCTTTAAACAACACAGTTGTCAGTCCGGATTCCCGGAAAACACGCATTAATTCCGGAACACTTTTACCAGTCTGTCTGGCCAGTGACTGCAGTTCGTCATAAGACATGGCCAATTCTACTGTCCGGTAATTTTCCTCGGCCCTGTACCGCTGTATTGCCGCCATTCCGGCTGCTATTATACCTGCAGCCAGCAAAAAGATAAGCAGTCTGAGGTACCAGCTTTTTTTCACTATTCTGCCCTTTCCTGTCTGGAAACGGTTTCTTCTGTTATATGTTTCCTGTCGCGCTGTCGTCTGGAATTGGAATAAATTCTATCCCGTCCGAATCACTGCCGTCATTATTTTCATCTGAGTTATTCTGTCCATTATTATCCTGTCCGTTTTCCGGAGCAGAATCCTGCTGCTGGTCAGGACTAAGTAAACCTGATTCATTGTCCGGCGGGTTGGTAGAATCATCGGGCCAGGGGTATATCTCCCCGTTATCACCCCAGTCATTTTCCGGAGTTCCCCCGGGTTGTTCCTGGGCATTTTCATCCTGTACGTTCTTTTGCTCGGCGGTTGGAGAAGGCAGAGCGTTATCTTTTTCCTGGTAAACCATTGTTGTTCCGGAAGACTTGTCCCCAGCGTTATCCTGGATGACCTTCGCAACCTGTCCGTTCTCGAAAAGAGCCTTGGCGACTTGTCTGGCCTGTTCGTAATCTACTGCCCAGTAGCTTACTCCATTTTGATTGGAGAAACTGCCCGGCAGCGTCTGGGCGACTGTCGCCAGTTGGTCCAGTTTCTTAGCCATTGAGGCAAGCTCAATAAGCTGCCCTGTAGAAAGGTTGGTTTTCATACATTCGTTCACTTTAGGTATTAACCTAGGCAGTTTTATTATTGTCTCGGGTTTGATCACTTCATGGGCCAGCGCTGTAAGGAACTTCAACTGGCGCTGGGTTCTGGATATATCACCGAGGGCGTCATTCCTGCAACGAACGTACTGGAGGGCCTTTTTCCCATCCAGGCGCTGTACGCCCGGCCGGAGATCAATTGCATATTCGGGACCGTCAGCACGGCTGTAATAGTACATTCTTTTATCAACATCAATGGTTATTCCTCCCAGGATATCCACGATGTCCTTGAAACCGTCCCAATTGACAAGCGTATAATACTTGACTGGAGTACCGATCAAATCAGAAACAACATCGGCTGTTAAAGCCGGTCCTCCATATACATTGGCGCAGTTTATTTTATCTGTTCCATGCCGAGGTATTTCTACTTTGGTATCTCTGGGTACCGATAATAAAGAAAGCCTCTTTTGAGTGGTATCCACATGAGCAACAATAATAGAATCCGTTCTTCCGGTGACTTCACCCGGCCGCGAGTCGGCGCCAAGCAAAAGGACTGTCATAGACTTGGGAGTGGGTTTCAAAGCATCCAGGGTTGTAGGCACACCAGGCAATTGGAACAAATAGGCGTTGGCCACAAGGAAACACACCGCTAAAAGAACAAAGACCAAAAAGATAGAAAAGAAAAATTTTCCTTTGCGCTTTAATCTTCTTTTAGGTTTTATTTTCATTTTAAAAACACCTGCTTAAAGACAGTTTAATCCGACAGGCTGCCGAGGTACATAAAGGTTACTGCCGACTGTGCGTGAATTCCCCGTCCGTCCGAACGCGGTACTAGAAAGAGATGATCGCGGGCAGCCGGTTGTCCGCTGCCGGTGGAAGTTCCTGCAGTAAGATCGGTAATGCCGCTTCCAACCGGGTCAATAATCACAGCTTTTCCGGATCGAATAATAAACTCTGTGCCTTCTGAGAGGATGACATCCTGTCCCTGGGCAATTGATTTAATGCGCCACTGGGTTCCCGAATTTCCCGCTGTGTCCAAAGCTTTTTTTACAAAGTCAGTTACATATTGTTCAACGAAGCTTTTAGTAACCAGGGGGTCAAGATGTGAGCCCGGTTCCCCTGTATCCGCAGCAATCGCAAACCCGGCATAGGCGGCGCCGGCTATGGTTATAATCAGCAATAATACTAGTATTGATTTACGCCTGAACATTAGTTATTCCCCCTGGTCAGCCGTTTTTCAAAAGATTATTCGACAAACTGCCGCCCATTTCCTGCAAAAATTCGCTTATATTAACTATTCAGGAAGTAACGGCGCAAGACCAGCCAGGCAAACTTGGGTAAAATAGCCATTCTTCCGATACGGCTGGGCTCTTTTATAAAACGGTATAACCACTCAAGATGCGCTTTTTGAAGCCATGCAGGCGCCCGCTTTGCCTTTCCCGCGATAACATCAAAACTTCCCCCGACTCCCATTCCTACAGGTACACCGAGAGAAGAAAGGTTTTTATGAACAAAATAATCCTGTCCGGGCGCCCCCATTCCAACAAAAAGGATTTGAGGGCGGGATTCTTTTATTTTTTGAACAACTTCTTTTATGCTGTTGAAGTATCCATGATGTGTCCCCGCTATTTTTAGCTGCGGGTACTGTTGTACCAGCCTGGAAGCGGCGGCGCCAGCCACACCGGGCTTACCCCCCAGCAGGTAAATACTCCAGCCTTCCCTTGCGCATCTTGCCACAAGACGAAGCATTAAGTCAATTCCGGTTACCCGTTCCGGTACGGAACAGCGGGCAATCCTAGAAGCCCAGACCACACCCACACCGTCTGCCGTTACCAGGCTTGAGCTATTGATCAACTTGAGAAGCGCAGGCTCTTTTTGTGCCCTGTAAAGAATCTCGGGATTTAAAGTAACTATTTGATGAGGTCCTGGCTCGGAAACAAAATGACTGATCCTGTTTTCTATTTCATCTATGCTTAAAGCATCAATCCAGGCATCTAAAATATT
This genomic stretch from Desulfotomaculum sp. harbors:
- the yedF gene encoding sulfurtransferase-like selenium metabolism protein YedF, which encodes MNKNLDCRGLACPQPVINTKKALEEIEQGAVLTVIVDNKTARENVTAFAENSGYSVDVKESSGDFVLEITAQNKYGDLQCSTECDQKVESVYQKGQACLINTSPVYLITTNSFGQGSPDLGEVLLKSFFTALIEQPCPESLIFINSGVYLTTEGSPVIEQINSLVQKGAQILSCGTCLNYYKLTEKLLVGKVSNMLEIIEELTKSSKVINIA
- a CDS encoding LysR family transcriptional regulator, with protein sequence MNLKQLEVFLWVAELKGFTKAAKRLYMSQPAVSFQIQSLEELLGVKLFWRNEKNVILTEAGKLLFEQAKQIVAHSHKIKSVVNDLKELKTGSFTIGASTIPGEYVLPRLIGNFHRRFPGIQINVRIAGSAQVEAWLLNREIDLGLCGTLISGKGIECLPFLTDRLVLIAPPDHRWKAGEEVKINDLIKENFILRESGSGTRKTFEASLARSGILKEKLSVVMEMGSTRAIIGSVEAGLGVSVVSSLAAREPLLLGLIKEITVHNLDLNRELYAIRDRSWMNNFAAEAFHDFIFTGSPDNQGPSADKIFYPCFVISILSILMSGAGFPLASVLTAAI
- a CDS encoding peptidylprolyl isomerase, with amino-acid sequence MKKYILILSLIFLLIILPGCGKTSKPEVAQPKEQAVESNEAGDNQIKPDQYQLDPPEKGDTIAIITTTLGAIKIKFFPKEAPKAVENFTGLASSGYYNGLIFHRIINDFMIQGGDPLGNGTGGQSIWKKPFEDEFSENLHNYRGALSMANSGPNTNGSQFFIVQKNKVEDNLQLWMRQNGFDQELIDSYMKNGGTPWLDNKHTVFGQVFEGMDVVDQIAAVKTDANGKPAPDIKIDKIEITKQG
- a CDS encoding copper amine oxidase, encoding MPSKTRYGVRLKFYSRKRCSMQDWPWNWLGRLRRVKMRSVIIKFLAVALSLWLVFTGVNYSTLLASTTGSAAPAALSEKELATPPQIQPGGELIPGGVQSFAGSSKNAQEISPGVIYYTLEGQNWKKKPLHGYVVEADPSLNLMELRVATGQDTLGKRETLSSIAARHGAVAAVNAGFFDGSTGWPIGHLMQDGHMLNSWNILRTSVGFTDQKKAVIGYFAPQVTAQLGDTVLDIEGVNYPAAENEIILYTPFFSSDVKIPSGGTGIIIAPDENGILSVSGMTTDTTAVPSNGYVLTLRDDKKSLIASLDPGSAVKIKIDYDQQWKSLKHLVTAGPLLVEDGQPVFNATFEGFRGSILEPAARTAVGINKEGRIILAVVDGKKDWSAGLTLEELAYLMTDLGCIRAAALDGGGSSGMWTKGNLVSAPTDGKERTVANAILVLYQVPVYLNNQRIFFDVPPLFENGRVLVPLRKIFDSLQAQIKWDQDSKTVTATKNNKTVVLTVGKQNALIDGKVYSLDVPACIKDGRIMVPLRFVSSSLGANVKWRSKPPGVFITSNAG
- the csaB gene encoding polysaccharide pyruvyl transferase CsaB, producing MNTAKIPGKPHLVISGYYGFDNAGDEAILLSLVTAFRTICPEVQLTVLSSNPSNTANLYHVQALNRWQPGEVYRALREADMLVSGGGSLLQDVTGLKSLVYYLGVVWLALKLKKPVGFCGQGVGPVTSGIGRRLMKSIADKVDLITVRDEQSANDLLEMGITSPPVYVTADPVFVLKKNDFSPEQENKFLQSPHQDNQSGKVQSTAGISIREWSLFNEKDQLVVAKLADHLSDSGWQIIFLPFHYPTDFTACLRVKQLMKSPAQVIDKVLTAREAGSIIGSLDLLIGMRLHSLILAAVAGVPFIGISYDPKIKRFLNQLGLHPAGEASSLEYSKCLSAVNEVISNQDAFKNKIWRAVEILQPKALLNARLALELAGTLKES
- a CDS encoding transcriptional regulator; translated protein: MKIKPKRRLKRKGKFFFSIFLVFVLLAVCFLVANAYLFQLPGVPTTLDALKPTPKSMTVLLLGADSRPGEVTGRTDSIIVAHVDTTQKRLSLLSVPRDTKVEIPRHGTDKINCANVYGGPALTADVVSDLIGTPVKYYTLVNWDGFKDIVDILGGITIDVDKRMYYYSRADGPEYAIDLRPGVQRLDGKKALQYVRCRNDALGDISRTQRQLKFLTALAHEVIKPETIIKLPRLIPKVNECMKTNLSTGQLIELASMAKKLDQLATVAQTLPGSFSNQNGVSYWAVDYEQARQVAKALFENGQVAKVIQDNAGDKSSGTTMVYQEKDNALPSPTAEQKNVQDENAQEQPGGTPENDWGDNGEIYPWPDDSTNPPDNESGLLSPDQQQDSAPENGQDNNGQNNSDENNDGSDSDGIEFIPIPDDSATGNI
- a CDS encoding glycosyltransferase — encoded protein: MRVNILDAWIDALSIDEIENRISHFVSEPGPHQIVTLNPEILYRAQKEPALLKLINSSSLVTADGVGVVWASRIARCSVPERVTGIDLMLRLVARCAREGWSIYLLGGKPGVAGAAASRLVQQYPQLKIAGTHHGYFNSIKEVVQKIKESRPQILFVGMGAPGQDYFVHKNLSSLGVPVGMGVGGSFDVIAGKAKRAPAWLQKAHLEWLYRFIKEPSRIGRMAILPKFAWLVLRRYFLNS